A window of the Polypterus senegalus isolate Bchr_013 chromosome 4, ASM1683550v1, whole genome shotgun sequence genome harbors these coding sequences:
- the LOC120528143 gene encoding zinc finger protein 501-like, whose translation MACTDEDYLDERLAHIKQDDCQWGAPEDLRIKLEDCDGGISTLKEEESEEEIDQVKVEDSEEFSDDPEVQKFECENIVKQDVCEEPRSSLQPWINNMGQLTIQQNSMDLKSELSEFEVKINERNGREEQEEEQLSSNFQENSSFSPSSFAETSLHCRLQVKEDEEKMAISTRGSENLTAASLQCSSLLVREAIDTDQQQGHCTDQEAVCAGLECGHPFKNKSDCEDLKSIQPRPKPYCCCECGKTFLHKSRLEAHIRVHTGEKPHCCSECGKQFTVSSNLQQHTRSHTGERPYGCSECGKQFPQRSHLQSHKRIHSGEKPYVCSECGKHFLLSTNLQRHERIHTGEKPYVCSECGTRFTDGSSLRQHTRIHTGEKPYGCPDCGKRFSQSSSLQKHIRSHTVLPL comes from the exons ATGGCCTGCACCGACGAGGATTACCTGGACGAACGACTAGCACACATTAAACAAGATGATTGTCAGTGGGGTGCACCAGAGGATCTGCGTATAAAGCTGGAAGATTGCGATGGAGGAATTTCAACTTTGAAGGAAGAGGAGTCTGAGGAGGAAATCGATCAGGTTAAAGTGGAGGATTCAGAAGAGTTCTCAGATGACCCTGAAGTGCAAAAGTTTGAATGTGAGAATATTGTCAAGCAAGATGTTTGTGAAGAGCCTCGTTCCAGTTTACAGCCCTGGATCAATAATATGGGACAACTGACCATCCAGCAGAATTCTATGGACCTGAAATCTGAGTTATCTGAGTTTGAagtaaaaattaatgaaagaaatgggagagaagaacaagaagaagagcaGCTGTCATCTA ATTTTCAGGAGAACAGCAGCTTCTCCCCATCTTCGTTTGCTGAGACGTCTCTTCATTGCAGACTGCAAGTCAAAGAGGACGAGGAGAAGATGGCGATATCAACAAGAGGATCAGAGAATTTGACTGCAGCTTCTTTACAGTGCAGTTCTCTTCTTGTGAGAGAAGCCATTGATACTGACCAACAACAAGGACATTGCACAGATCAAGAGGCTGTGTGTGCTGGCCTAGAGTGTGGACATCCTTTTAAAAACAAGTCTGACTGTGAAGATCTCAAGTCGATTCAACCAAGACCAAAGCCCTATTGCTGTTGTGAATGTGGCAAAACATTCCTCCATAAAAGCAGGCTTGAGGCACACataagagttcacactggagaaaaacctcattgctgctctgaatgtggcaaacaattcactgTCAGTAGCAATCTTCAGCAGCACACCAGAAGTCATACTGGAGAGAGACCTtatggctgttctgaatgtggcaaacagtttccACAAAGAAGTCATCTTCagagccacaaaagaattcactcCGGTGAGAAGCCATATGTCTGTTCCGAATGTGGCAAACACTTTTTGTTAAGTACTAATCTTCAGAGGCATgaaagaattcatactggagagaagccatatgtcTGTTCCGAGTGTGGCACACGGTTCACTGACGGTAGCTCTCTTCGTCAGCACAcacgaattcacactggagagaagccatatggcTGTCCTGATTGTGGTAAACGATTCTCCCAAAGTAGCAGTCTTCAGAAACACATAAGAAGTCACACTGTTTTGCCGTTGTGA